In Pseudobdellovibrio exovorus JSS, the genomic stretch TTATTCCTAAAGGTTCCAACTGTAGGGCTGACTGAATCTGATCAGGTTCAATAGGCCCTACAAGTATTTTCTTCTTCCTTCTTTTCATCTCAGCCAAAAGCTCTTCATTAAAAAAATCATGTTGACGAATTTTCAAAGGCTGTAAAATCACATCCGCACGAAACGAAACCGCTTCTATCAAATGCATCGACTGCATCGCAACGATTTTTAAAATTTCAGGTTGTGTCGTTGCAAATACTAAAGCCGGCGCAATTTCTTTTAAGGCCTTCATCGGAGCTTCATACGGACTGGTCACAATAAAATTGTCACCTTTAGCCAAACCCATTTGCTCTAGATTATGTATAAATACTTGGTGAACAGCATGTGCATTTTCAATGATATTAAGGACTAATTTTTTGTTTTTGAGTTGCTCCGTTACATCAGACAAAAGAATCACATCATTTTTAACTTCGTCATAGTTAAACAGACGAATCGGTCTTTCTGTACTTTGCCATTGGCGACGAGGGATCACTAGCTTCTGATCAAAGGTGACCGAGATATCTAAAAACAGATTCTCTTTACCAGCCAAAGCCTGATCTAAATGCTCAAACGAGGGTTTAGAAAAAATAATCGGCTCTGCGGATTGCTGTAACATCGGGTGATTGTACTCAGTATAACTTAAAGAGCGCCCCCAGTACTTCACAGTCAGAAAGCAAACAAAAGACATCAACAACGTAAGGATGGTAACGACAATAATTCTCATGTCGTCAAGACTAGCAATATTGCTTACATCTCACCACAGGAATTACCCATATGGCGCTGTACATAATCTCCGGCTGCTGCCATATCCGACACATAAGTGGCTCCATGAATGACAGCATATTCAGCAAATGACATGTTTCGTATTTTTGCTTTTTTCAATGCTTCACGCTTTGAGGGTTCTAATCTTAAGATTTTTTTGACCTGCGACAAGTTCTGATTCAAATCTAAATCTTGTTCTGTGATTTGATGTGAAACCTGTTTACGATTTTGTGCATAACCACTTAATAGACGCTTCGTTCCCGTCATCCCGCGATTATAAGCCAAATACGTCAACTGACGCTTCAATCGTGGAGTTAAAACATCATAGACTTCAGGCAAATCAGACAAAGCGCGATCTAAGGTGATCTGATCCAGCATCGTATGAAGATAATTAAAGAGCATGGCGCGATATGGGTTTTTAGGAAGAGAAATCATCGAGCAGCGCTTTTGCACAGAAAAAGCATCGACATTAAAATGTCCTACCACACTGGAAATGCGCTGACATGAGGGACGAGAGCTTTCTAATAATACACGGCGGGTTCTTTCAACTAAGTTGTTCGCTGTCACACGCTTAATGCCATTCGCGGTAAACTGAGAAATCCCCGAATCGAATCCGGTTTTATTGATCGCGTTTATATGAAAACCGCTTTCAATCATAATCTGCAAATAGAACTCACGCGGATCTAAATTAAAACAGTCCATCACATCGTGGTAGGCATTGTAAGACAACATCACATAGGGTTCACTCATACACGGACGATTGCTGGAAATCGTCGGACGCGCTTCTTCACTAGCACATTGAGCATAGTGACCAGAAAAATTTCTTTGTGCGAACTGCACACACTTAATAGGAATACGTTTATCTTGTTGATGTTCATTCGATGTCAAATACTCTGGCGACATCAAAGCTAAAGCTGGCTCAAGATACAGTCTTTTTTCATTGGAGCATTGTTCAAAAGTCACACGTTCTGCAGTGGGATTTCTTTTTACAGACGAAGGTTCACGGACCGATTTTTGCGTACACTGAACCAATAGCAGAGCTAGTACAGTTATTAAGAGGTAAGGGGTTTTCACCTTGCTCAAAATTTTTTTTCGATTTACGATTTTTTCAATGAAAAACATCTTGAACAACAACACCTCGATCGTTTTCCTTTCACTCTTAATTCTAGCACAAAAAGGCTTTGCAGCGTCTCCCCCGACCTCTACTAACGTCGGTACCGAGATGAATGCTTTGAACAGTTTGTTACAAGCTAGCTTTGTCGTGCAATTGACAATTCTGATTCTGATCAGTTTATCTATCCTAAGCTGGGCTATTGGCTGGTCGAAATACCAACAGTTTAAAAAAATCAAAGCCGCCAATGCTGAATTCGACAATTTGTTCTGGGCGACAAGCTCTTTTGATTCTCTTTTTGAAAAGGTAGATAACTTTTCAGAAAGTCCGCATGCGCGCGTTTTCAAAGCGGCTTATTTAGAAATGAAAAAAATTGCTGAGTCTCCGTTGATGAATAAATCCCATGGCGACAATCCGCAGTTAACAGGCTTAGATAATTTAGAGCGCTCTTTACGCAAAGCCTCTGAAAATGAAATCGCCAATATGGAAGGACGCCTGACTATTCTTGCCTCTACAGGTTCTACTGGTCCCTTCATCGGCCTTTTCGGTACTGTTTGGGGAATTATGGGCTCTTTCCATCAAATCGGTGTGACAGGTTCTGCCAGCTTGGCCGCAGTGGCTCCGGGTATTTCTGAAGCCTTGATTGCAACGGCTATCGGTCTTGCTGCCGCTATCCCTGCCGTTATGATTTACAACAACTGTATTTCTGTGATTCGTAAAGAAGAAGTTTCACTGAATAACTTCAGCACTGATTTTTTAAACATCGTTAAACGTAATTTTTTTAAAGGTTAAACGACATGGGAATGCAGACTTCTAAAGGCGGATCTTCGCGCATGGCAATGAGTGAAATCAATGTGACCCCTTTCGTGGACGTCATGTTGGTGTTACTTGTTATCTTCATGGTCGCAACGCCTATGATGCAGCAAGGGTTGGATGTTAATTTACCTAAAACCGCATCCACTGGAGTTTCATTAAATGAAGATCCTTTTGTTTTAGTCATCGACGCCAAAGGACGCATTAAAGCCGGGAAATCGGAAATGAAACAAGCCGACCTTGGCGCCAAGATCAAAGCAATTTTTGAAACACGTAAAAACAAACAAGTGTACATTCAAG encodes the following:
- a CDS encoding MotA/TolQ/ExbB proton channel family protein, giving the protein MKNILNNNTSIVFLSLLILAQKGFAASPPTSTNVGTEMNALNSLLQASFVVQLTILILISLSILSWAIGWSKYQQFKKIKAANAEFDNLFWATSSFDSLFEKVDNFSESPHARVFKAAYLEMKKIAESPLMNKSHGDNPQLTGLDNLERSLRKASENEIANMEGRLTILASTGSTGPFIGLFGTVWGIMGSFHQIGVTGSASLAAVAPGISEALIATAIGLAAAIPAVMIYNNCISVIRKEEVSLNNFSTDFLNIVKRNFFKG
- a CDS encoding ExbD/TolR family protein: MQTSKGGSSRMAMSEINVTPFVDVMLVLLVIFMVATPMMQQGLDVNLPKTASTGVSLNEDPFVLVIDAKGRIKAGKSEMKQADLGAKIKAIFETRKNKQVYIQADKDVDYGTVAYVMGEIRTAGILNISLITIPKD